One genomic region from Anolis sagrei isolate rAnoSag1 chromosome 7, rAnoSag1.mat, whole genome shotgun sequence encodes:
- the NKX3-1 gene encoding homeobox protein Nkx-3.1, with protein MKGDEEEEEEMARGRAGSLLPLESGSPSSGERGTNPGRGGRRRAGSLYKGPRGAPAVAIGSVEQGRAPRGRDLTGQRPLPDALMAAPRSKPLTSFLIQDILRLGGHPAGPGSPPEEAGRSNAPREASPESREVPESHLPDPPAETPGNPPKSFLRPPKQQKRSRAAFSHSQVIELERKFSQQKYLSAPERAHLARHLKLTETQVKIWFQNRRYKTKRKQLASDLGGFEKNSSIPTYKESAFSRAALALSVCHSHQYHPYLYCLNGWTPVFW; from the exons atgaaaggggatgaagaagaggaggaggagatggctcGGGGAAGAGCTGGATCCCTTCTGCCTCTGGAGAGCGGGTCTCCTTCCAGCGGGGAGCGAGGGACCAATCCTGGccgaggagggcgcaggagggcCGGCTCCCTGTATAAAGGCCCCCGCGGGGCGCCGGCAGTTGCCATAGGCTCCGTCGAGCAAGGGCGCGCTCCCCGCGGGAGGGACCTTACCGGGCAGCGCCCCCTGCCGGACGCGCTCATGGCTGCGCCCCGCTCCAAGCCGCTGACTTCTTTCCTCATCCAGGACATCCTGCGCCTGGGGGGCCATCCAGCCGGGCCTGGGTCTCCCCCCGAGGAAGCCGGGAGAAGCAATGCCCCCCGGGAAGCCAGCCCCGAATCTCGGGAGGTACCGGAGAGCCACCTTCCAG ATCCTCCTGCGGAAACCCCAGGGAACCCACCCAAGTCCTTCCTGCGGCCTCCAAAGCAGCAGAAGCGCTCCCGGGCGGCCTTTTCCCACTCTCAGGTCATCGAACTGGAGCGGAAGTTCAGTCAGCAGAAGTACCTGTCGGCCCCGGAGCGGGCTCACTTGGCCCGCCACCTCAAGCTCACCGAAACCCAGGTGAAAATCTGGTTCCAGAACCGAAGGTACAAGACCAAGCGGAAGCAGCTGGCCTCGGATCTCGGCGGCTTTGAGAAGAACTCTTCCATCCCGACATACAAGGAGAGCGCCTTCTCCAGAGCTGCCTTGGCCCTCTCGGTGTGCCACAGCCACCAATACCACCCTTATTTATACTGCCTCAATGGCTGGACTCCTGTCTTTTGGTAA